The genomic window CTGAGATTCAGGGGGATTGCAGTGTGATCTTGCAGAAAGCACCTCCTCCTAAGGTGGCAAACCCAGGAAGTTTCACTATTCCATGCACCATTGGAAACCATAAAATAGGGAAAGCCTTAATTGATTTGGGGTCCAACATCAATCTTATGCCTTTGACTGTTCTCANAAAGATTGGTGACTTAGAAGTTAAGCTGGCAAAAATGTCTCTNCTCGTGGCAAACGGATGCCCCAAAAGACCCTATGCTGTAATAGAAGATATGATGGTGCAAATCAACAACTTGAGATTCCTAGTGGACTTTGTGGTGTtagagatggaggaaaatgcGGAGATCCCTATTATTCTTGGAAGGNCGTTCATGAAGACANCCAAAgtaatcatcaatgttgatAAGGGTACCATAGCCCTCATGGACTAAGAAGTGGAGGTGATCTTCAATGCCTGCAACACTGGGCAACAAGCCCAGGAAAAGAAGACCAGTCCCAAAGCAGCATTTAAAGATGCAATCGGGAATGGAACCAAAGCTGCTATATcaaaaaagaaaggtaaaaagtgT from Vigna radiata var. radiata cultivar VC1973A unplaced genomic scaffold, Vradiata_ver6 scaffold_350, whole genome shotgun sequence includes these protein-coding regions:
- the LOC106779202 gene encoding uncharacterized protein LOC106779202, producing the protein MDRVNLGRLVDNSIGNFVNEKSTNVDIRNLEVQIGQIAQQLKEMPFKDFGANTKIPEYAKFLKKLLKKKKNLKEGTTEIQGDCSVILQKAPPPKVANPGSFTIPCTIGNHKIGKALIDLGSNINLMPLTVLXKIGDLEVKLAKMSLLVANGCPKRPYAVIEDMMVQINNLRFLVDFVVLEMEENAEIPIILGRXFMKTXKVIINVDKGTIALMD